The sequence below is a genomic window from Candidatus Cloacimonadaceae bacterium.
TTGTCCCGTTCTGATAGTTCCGGACTGGTTACCAGATGTTGTAACTGGGCTATCTTCGCTTTTACCTTTTCGAGATATTCCCGCAGATAACCATTTAGGATGATGGAAAGCGTATCCGGCGTATAGCGGTGCATATAGATCAGAGCATTAAAGCTGCCTTTGGGGCTACTAAAAAGCCAGTAAATGGGACGTTTCTTATAACGCTTCAAGTGGTCATTGTAAAAGTCTTTGATAAAATAGGCACGGATGTCATTATCAATCGCATCTTCAATGAAGCGGAGGTTATCATTGAAGTTTTCCTCACCAAATGTGACCTTTAGGAATACCTTAAACCTATCTACTATATCATCCGTGAACCACTCACTATCCAGTATGGGGATTACATTGTCCTTGTCAGGTAGGAAGCGGGACGGGTGTATCTTAGCAAGATAAGCATCCAGACTTTCTCCTTGATTGGCAAGAATCAAACCCGGTTTGTCTATTGAATATCTGCCAAACATACAACCCACAGCATAGGAGATAAGTTCCTTCATGGTATCAGCCAACAAACGCTGTTCCAGAATATTGTTCAGGGGAAATCTGCTGCTTCCTTCTTCATTTCCCTCATGATTCTCTCGTGATTCCCTCGTAATTCCCGGGTCGGACGAGGGAATCGCCTGGGAATTACCTGGGTTGTATAAGGCGTCAGAGTATGGAGATACAGCGTCCGCATTATAGCGGTAGTAAGGATTACAGGTAAGAGTGATCTCTTTTAAGGGAACTTCAGGGCTTAGTTCATCTTGCAATCCGTATGCCTCGATGAAAATCAGGTTGTTCTCTTCCTCCATTGTCTGTATCCTTAGTGCAGCTACTATCCACTTATCTCTCTGCATAGCATAACATTCCCTAACAGCTAGCCTCTCACCCCTTAACCCTAACAATGGCAATTGCTGAAAATCCCATGATGTTTCGTAGGAGTCCCAGTCATCTTTGACAACTTGGACACACTTTTCTACAATACAGTCTACCCTTGCGTAGCTCCCAGTGTGCATGTAAGGTAGTTTTGACAAAGGACCTTCATGAAAGTCTAAAGTCGGTGACAAGACTAATAGAAGATCACAAATCAAAACTGAGTTGAGAAATCCACCAACACTGTTAAATTCCTCAATCTCTTTGGGAAAACAAACAGAGCCTTTCGTCTCAAACATGAATCCTTTGGGGGAGAAACGAAAGGAAGCTTTACTTGAGGATATTGTTGACCAAGACCAGCCTTCAAGAAAGTAGTAATTTGGATTTCTAATCACTGAGCGGAGTTTTCCATTATCATATGTAAAATTCCTTAACTCAAAACCGTCATTTTCCCAGTTGACTAAGTAATCGTTATTCCCATACCATCTGCGGAAGGAACCGCCTTTATTGCATGGAAACCACTTCTTTCCTGACTCTCGAGCTTCTTGTCTGGAATTCATGCTGAATCCAATTCTATTCAGAGAAGGTTCAAACCATTGCCTTAAGAATCTATCGTTGTCTGCTGTAGCTAATCCCTGTCTTGGTGAAGCAATATCCCCAAGGGGTTTAGAACTTACAAAGATCTCTTTTACCTTGGCACTAAGCCAATAAGCAATTGGAACTCCTGGTATCTTGGCAAAATCTGAGGTTGCACAGTGATAGAGCCACTCACAATCGGGATTGGTGATAGCTACCAGACAAGCCTGTCTTTTTTCTTCCTCCGAGTGGCCAGCGATTAAGCGAAAAAATGTGCCTTTATCATTCCCCGGCTTCTTGTTTTGCAGCACAAAGGTAGTGGTGGAGACCACCTCACCGCTAATGGAATCAAATGCACGGGGTCCAAGATGCGCCATAGTAATAAACTCATAGTTCTTTACCAGATGTATTCTCAATTTCTCGTATGAGGACAGGAACATCCAGCTTTGCATATTGATCATGGCAATATAACCCATGTCTTTTGTCATACTAAGGCAACGCTCCATAAACATGGCAAAGAAATCGGAGCGGGAATTAGGGTAACAGGTCTTGAAGAAGGTTTGAATGCTCTCGCTAAAGCCGCTGGTTCCTAAATAAGGAGGATTGGTGACTACTACCTGATACTTGCTGATGAGATAATCAGCCTGCTCCAGGATTTCCAGCACCTTGTCGTGAATAGGTGTAATAAATATGTCTTCACCAAGATTCTTTTGGGATAGGGTGTCATAAGTGGACTGGATATCTTGTTCTGCGGGTACTATGAGAGAGCCAAGGGTATCTGCAGTTTCAAATTGATATAGAGTCTTTTCGAGGTTAAGGGTGAAAATATCTCGCCCACAACGCTCCATATAGGTCTCGACTTCATTTGCTTGTAGCTTTACGTTGTGCAGCACACAGATTTTGGGTGCAATATCTTTCCTGGTAAACCACAGCTTGTCTTTACTGCGGGCTTTCATGGTAAGTGCAAAGGCTGCCAGTTCTCCTGCCCTTTCGTCTATCTCTATACCATACAGGTTTTTGTTTATTATCAACCGTGGAATTTCAATGGGGTCATAGCCCATTTCGCTATATATCTCATACAGTAAATCAAAGGCATAAGTGAGTATATGCCCACTCCCGCTACAGGGGTCGCAGAGTTTAATCTCTTCAGGGCTCTTTACTATCAGAGTGTCTTTCTCTGATTCGGTTTCATCTTTGACATAGAATTCCATTTTAGCCATGAGAGGAGACATAGGATGGCTATTGAGCCACAGCCTTCCCAACGAATTCTGAACCATGTATTTCACTATCCAGTGGGGGGTAAAGAGCTGAGTAACAGGTGGAATATCCGAACTCTGAACTTTCTTACCTGTTCTCAGGTCTGCAAAGACCTCATCTTTCTTTTCAGAAATATAGTATTGGTACAGCCAGCCGATTACTTCCACATCTTCGCAGGTTGATTCATCCATAGCATCACGTATCTGAGCCAGGATAGAGTGCTCACTGAAGAGGTCATCAGGTATCAAGAGTAGTGTCCAGTCTGAGACATTGGGAAAGAGGAAGGGCATTATCTGGCTATAATAGTTACATACAGAGATCAGGATTAGCTTGTAAGCCTCGCTTTGAGGATCAGTATTATGGAAAGTACTGCCCTCAGTACCTGAAAGCAGAGCTTGTATTCTTGTCCATCTATCGCCGCTAATCAGGCTGGGGTCTACATGTCCCAATCTGGCTTCTGCCAATATCTCTGGCTGAGTATTTCCGGGCAGAGGTGAGACTATGCCAACCGGAGTAAAGTGGTTCATATCCATGAAACGCATGGCAGTGAAACGATTGAACCAGAGATAAGCTACCCGCTCTGTAAGCTCTCT
It includes:
- the pglX gene encoding BREX-1 system adenine-specific DNA-methyltransferase PglX, whose amino-acid sequence is MIDKQTNARLKRFAQEARRYLINQVGIKLNEILTPDSYASTYSSTKSQYQAFERELKKFGNRELTERVAYLWFNRFTAMRFMDMNHFTPVGIVSPLPGNTQPEILAEARLGHVDPSLISGDRWTRIQALLSGTEGSTFHNTDPQSEAYKLILISVCNYYSQIMPFLFPNVSDWTLLLIPDDLFSEHSILAQIRDAMDESTCEDVEVIGWLYQYYISEKKDEVFADLRTGKKVQSSDIPPVTQLFTPHWIVKYMVQNSLGRLWLNSHPMSPLMAKMEFYVKDETESEKDTLIVKSPEEIKLCDPCSGSGHILTYAFDLLYEIYSEMGYDPIEIPRLIINKNLYGIEIDERAGELAAFALTMKARSKDKLWFTRKDIAPKICVLHNVKLQANEVETYMERCGRDIFTLNLEKTLYQFETADTLGSLIVPAEQDIQSTYDTLSQKNLGEDIFITPIHDKVLEILEQADYLISKYQVVVTNPPYLGTSGFSESIQTFFKTCYPNSRSDFFAMFMERCLSMTKDMGYIAMINMQSWMFLSSYEKLRIHLVKNYEFITMAHLGPRAFDSISGEVVSTTTFVLQNKKPGNDKGTFFRLIAGHSEEEKRQACLVAITNPDCEWLYHCATSDFAKIPGVPIAYWLSAKVKEIFVSSKPLGDIASPRQGLATADNDRFLRQWFEPSLNRIGFSMNSRQEARESGKKWFPCNKGGSFRRWYGNNDYLVNWENDGFELRNFTYDNGKLRSVIRNPNYYFLEGWSWSTISSSKASFRFSPKGFMFETKGSVCFPKEIEEFNSVGGFLNSVLICDLLLVLSPTLDFHEGPLSKLPYMHTGSYARVDCIVEKCVQVVKDDWDSYETSWDFQQLPLLGLRGERLAVRECYAMQRDKWIVAALRIQTMEEENNLIFIEAYGLQDELSPEVPLKEITLTCNPYYRYNADAVSPYSDALYNPGNSQAIPSSDPGITRESRENHEGNEEGSSRFPLNNILEQRLLADTMKELISYAVGCMFGRYSIDKPGLILANQGESLDAYLAKIHPSRFLPDKDNVIPILDSEWFTDDIVDRFKVFLKVTFGEENFNDNLRFIEDAIDNDIRAYFIKDFYNDHLKRYKKRPIYWLFSSPKGSFNALIYMHRYTPDTLSIILNGYLREYLEKVKAKIAQLQHLVTSPELSERDKILSNKEIVRYTAMLTELEDWESEVLLPMAEKRIEIDLDDGVKVNYAMFDGALKGIRF